One stretch of Streptomyces sp. NBC_01363 DNA includes these proteins:
- a CDS encoding glycosyltransferase family 4 protein gives MSQLRTVQVLGGGSAGSSAHVGSLAAGLVARGVHVTVCAPAELDHAYDYSGAGACFAPVPRRSDPASVAALRTACMTADVVHAHGSHAAVRAALALGGRRVPLVVTWHARAHAEGARSRLIRLMERRAARAAAVVLGTTSDLVDRARRRGARDARLAPVSAPVPRLRAAAHAGKARAELGLVERPLIISCGSLVPHHGYGTLLDASRLWRDLDPAPLLLLVGEGRERSALQRRIRSEELPVRLVGSRDDRAELLAAADLAVLSSSWEARSVLAQEALRLGVPLVATAVGGVPELVGDAAELVPYGNAEALARVVARLLGDPRRREEMAAAGLAQAESWPTEDDTIAQVLSVYDELTQPLAARTR, from the coding sequence GTGTCACAGTTGCGTACGGTCCAAGTCCTGGGCGGCGGCAGCGCGGGCAGCAGTGCCCACGTCGGCTCGCTGGCCGCGGGACTGGTGGCGAGAGGCGTGCACGTCACCGTCTGCGCCCCGGCAGAACTGGACCACGCCTACGACTACTCCGGTGCGGGGGCCTGTTTCGCGCCCGTGCCGCGGCGCAGCGACCCGGCCTCCGTCGCCGCCCTGCGCACCGCATGCATGACGGCGGACGTCGTCCACGCGCACGGATCGCACGCCGCCGTGCGCGCCGCCCTCGCGCTCGGCGGCCGGCGCGTTCCGCTGGTCGTCACCTGGCACGCCCGCGCCCACGCCGAAGGGGCCCGCAGCCGGCTGATCCGGCTGATGGAGCGAAGGGCCGCCCGTGCGGCGGCAGTTGTGCTCGGTACCACATCGGACCTGGTCGACCGGGCGCGGCGCCGGGGAGCGCGCGACGCGCGACTCGCGCCGGTCTCCGCCCCCGTACCCCGCCTGCGCGCCGCCGCCCACGCGGGCAAGGCGCGGGCCGAACTCGGGCTGGTGGAACGGCCGTTGATCATCTCCTGTGGGAGTCTCGTACCGCATCACGGATACGGCACACTGCTCGACGCCTCGCGGCTGTGGCGGGACCTCGACCCGGCACCGCTCCTGCTCCTCGTGGGCGAGGGGCGGGAGCGGTCCGCTCTGCAGCGCCGGATCAGGAGCGAGGAACTGCCCGTCCGGCTCGTCGGCAGCCGCGACGACCGCGCCGAACTGCTCGCCGCGGCGGATCTGGCCGTGCTGTCCAGCAGTTGGGAGGCGCGTTCGGTACTGGCCCAGGAAGCGCTGCGGCTCGGCGTCCCGCTGGTCGCCACCGCGGTCGGCGGGGTGCCCGAACTCGTGGGGGACGCGGCGGAACTCGTGCCGTACGGGAACGCGGAGGCGCTCGCGCGGGTGGTGGCCCGGCTGCTCGGGGATCCCCGGCGGCGCGAGGAAATGGCGGCCGCCGGGCTCGCGCAGGCCGAGAGCTGGCCGACCGAGGACGACACGATCGCCCAAGTGCTCAGTGTGTACGACGAGTTGACCCAGCCGTTGGCGGCACGGACGCGGTGA
- a CDS encoding glycoside hydrolase family 15 protein has protein sequence MAVRLEMHVAGRIEDYALIGDMQTAALVCRDGTVDWLCLPRFDSHAVFAGLLGTEEHGFWRLGPARADGTEPPSADRRRYRGDSLILESEWDTPRGTVRVTDFMPPRDGAPQVIRIVEGISGRVPMRSELRMRFSYGRVTPWVHKVDGRTVAVAGPDSVWLDTPADTYGENLTTYSDFTVAPGDRIAFTISWQPSHHGPPALPDPEGSLDATGDFWREWVEQCTYHGPYREAVVRSLITLKALTYAPTGGIVAAPTTSLPEDIGGSRNWDYRYTWLRDAAITLSSLLRTGYREEARAWREWLLRAVAGDPENLQIMYGIAGERELGEAELDWLPGYENSGPVRVGNGAAGQLQLDVYGEVIEALHLAHMTGLTRNDYATGLQLKLIEYLEKHWEEPDEGIWEVRGPRRHFVHSKVMAWVAVDRTIKLIESGDAEGPLERLRELRDDIHRDVCERGYDPERNTFTQSYGSKELDASLLLIPQMGFLPPDDKRVIGTIEAIQRELSTEDGFVLRYPTSGEDAGVDGLEGDEGAFLACSFWLADDLAMIGRVDEARQLFERLLNLRNDLGLLAEEWDSRLQRQVGNFPQAFSHVPLIDTALRLTASGAYVG, from the coding sequence ATGGCCGTTCGACTGGAGATGCACGTGGCCGGGCGCATCGAGGATTACGCACTCATCGGAGACATGCAGACCGCCGCCCTGGTCTGCCGGGACGGCACAGTGGACTGGCTGTGCCTTCCCCGCTTCGATTCGCACGCCGTCTTCGCGGGACTGCTGGGTACCGAGGAGCACGGCTTCTGGCGCCTGGGTCCGGCGCGGGCGGACGGGACGGAGCCGCCGTCCGCGGACCGCCGCCGCTACCGCGGGGACTCCCTCATCCTGGAATCGGAGTGGGACACACCACGCGGAACGGTCAGAGTGACCGATTTCATGCCGCCGCGTGACGGTGCGCCCCAGGTGATCCGGATCGTGGAAGGGATCAGCGGCCGGGTGCCGATGCGCTCGGAGCTGCGCATGCGGTTCAGTTACGGCCGGGTCACCCCATGGGTGCACAAGGTCGACGGCCGCACGGTCGCCGTCGCCGGTCCGGACTCCGTCTGGCTGGACACCCCCGCCGACACGTACGGCGAGAACCTCACGACGTACTCCGACTTCACGGTGGCGCCGGGTGACCGGATCGCGTTCACGATCAGCTGGCAGCCCTCGCACCACGGCCCGCCGGCCCTGCCGGACCCGGAGGGTTCGCTGGACGCGACCGGGGACTTCTGGCGCGAATGGGTCGAGCAGTGCACGTACCACGGGCCCTACCGCGAGGCCGTGGTCCGCTCCCTGATCACCCTCAAGGCCCTGACGTACGCGCCGACCGGCGGCATCGTCGCCGCGCCGACCACCTCCCTGCCGGAGGACATCGGCGGCTCCCGGAACTGGGACTACCGCTACACCTGGCTGCGCGACGCCGCGATCACGCTCTCCTCGCTGCTGCGCACCGGCTACCGCGAGGAGGCCCGCGCCTGGCGCGAGTGGCTGCTGCGGGCGGTCGCCGGCGACCCGGAGAACCTGCAGATCATGTACGGCATCGCGGGCGAGCGCGAGCTGGGCGAGGCCGAGCTGGACTGGCTGCCCGGTTACGAGAACTCCGGCCCGGTCCGGGTCGGCAACGGCGCCGCGGGCCAGCTCCAGCTGGACGTGTACGGCGAGGTCATCGAGGCACTGCACCTCGCCCACATGACCGGCCTGACCCGCAACGACTACGCCACGGGCCTCCAGCTCAAGCTGATCGAGTACCTGGAGAAGCACTGGGAGGAGCCGGACGAGGGCATCTGGGAGGTACGCGGGCCGCGCCGCCATTTCGTCCACTCGAAGGTGATGGCCTGGGTCGCCGTCGACCGCACCATCAAGCTCATCGAGTCCGGGGACGCGGAAGGGCCGCTGGAGCGGTTGCGCGAGCTGCGCGACGACATCCACCGCGATGTCTGCGAGCGGGGCTACGACCCCGAGCGCAACACCTTCACCCAGTCCTACGGTTCGAAGGAACTGGACGCCTCGCTGCTGCTGATCCCGCAGATGGGCTTCCTGCCGCCGGACGACAAGCGCGTGATCGGCACGATCGAGGCGATCCAGCGCGAGCTGTCCACCGAGGACGGCTTCGTGCTGCGCTACCCCACCTCGGGCGAGGACGCGGGCGTCGACGGCCTGGAGGGCGACGAGGGCGCGTTCCTGGCCTGCTCGTTCTGGCTGGCGGACGACCTGGCGATGATCGGCCGGGTCGACGAGGCACGCCAGCTCTTCGAGCGGCTGCTGAACCTGCGCAATGATCTGGGCCTGCTCGCGGAGGAGTGGGACTCCCGGTTGCAGCGCCAGGTGGGGAACTTCCCGCAGGCCTTCAGCCACGTGCCGCTGATCGACACGGCGCTGCGCCTCACGGCGAGCGGGGCGTACGTCGGCTGA
- a CDS encoding NAD kinase, producing MTTNAARTVFLLAHTGRPAAIRSAELVVQGLLRSGLGVRVLATEAADLPLPPSVETVTDTTPKAVDGCELLIVLGGDGTLLRGAEFSRASGVPMLGVNLGRVGFLAEAERDDLDKVVDRVVTRAYQVEERMTLDVLVHSNGDIVHTDWALNEAAVQKVSPERMLEVVLEIDGRPVTGFGCDGIVCATPTGSTAYAFSAGGPVVWPEVEALLMVPISAHALFAKPLVTSPTSVLAVEVQQHTPHGVLWCDGRRTVELPAGARVEVRRGAVPVRLARLHHASFTDRLVAKFALPVSGWRGAPH from the coding sequence TTGACGACGAATGCGGCACGAACTGTCTTTCTTCTGGCACACACCGGCCGTCCGGCCGCGATCCGCAGTGCCGAACTGGTCGTACAGGGGTTGCTGCGCAGCGGCCTGGGCGTCCGGGTGCTGGCCACCGAGGCGGCCGATCTGCCGCTGCCGCCGTCCGTCGAGACGGTCACGGACACCACGCCCAAGGCCGTGGACGGCTGTGAACTGCTGATCGTGCTCGGCGGGGACGGGACGCTGCTGCGCGGCGCCGAGTTCTCCCGCGCCTCCGGGGTGCCGATGCTCGGCGTCAACCTCGGCCGGGTCGGTTTTCTCGCCGAGGCCGAGCGGGACGACCTGGACAAGGTCGTCGACCGGGTCGTCACCCGGGCGTACCAGGTCGAGGAACGCATGACGCTCGACGTCCTCGTGCACAGCAACGGCGACATCGTCCACACCGACTGGGCGCTCAACGAAGCGGCCGTGCAGAAGGTGTCGCCCGAGCGGATGCTGGAGGTCGTCCTGGAGATCGACGGCCGTCCCGTGACCGGCTTCGGCTGCGACGGGATCGTCTGCGCGACCCCGACCGGATCGACCGCCTACGCCTTCTCGGCGGGCGGCCCCGTCGTCTGGCCCGAGGTCGAGGCGCTGCTGATGGTGCCGATCAGCGCCCACGCGCTGTTCGCCAAACCGCTGGTGACCTCCCCGACGTCCGTGCTCGCCGTCGAGGTCCAGCAGCACACCCCGCACGGGGTGCTGTGGTGCGACGGGCGCAGGACCGTGGAACTGCCCGCGGGAGCCCGGGTCGAGGTGCGGCGCGGCGCGGTGCCCGTACGGCTGGCGCGGCTGCACCACGCCTCGTTCACGGACCGGCTGGTCGCGAAATTCGCCCTGCCGGTCTCGGGGTGGCGGGGCGCACCGCACTGA
- a CDS encoding TlyA family RNA methyltransferase: MARVARRRLDAELVHRKLARSREHASQLIAAGRVTVGGNTATKPATQVETSAAVVVTEDDSDPGYVSRGGHKLAGALAAFVPLGLEVEGRRALDAGASTGGFTDVLLRAGAGHVVAVDVGYGQLAWSLRSDERVTVKDRTNVRELTLEAIDGQPVDLVVGDLSFIPLGLVLPALARCIAPDADLVLMVKPQFEVGKERLGSGGVVRSPELRAEAVREVARRAWALGLGVRGVTASPLPGPAGNVEYFLWLRAGAPELDPADVDRAVAEGPR; this comes from the coding sequence GTGGCAAGAGTGGCACGCCGCCGCCTCGACGCCGAGCTGGTCCACCGCAAGCTCGCACGCTCGCGCGAGCACGCGAGCCAGCTGATCGCCGCAGGGCGGGTGACCGTCGGCGGGAACACCGCGACCAAACCCGCCACCCAGGTCGAGACCAGCGCCGCCGTCGTCGTGACCGAGGACGACAGCGACCCCGGGTACGTCTCGCGCGGCGGGCACAAGCTCGCGGGCGCCCTCGCGGCCTTCGTGCCGCTCGGGCTGGAGGTCGAGGGCCGGCGGGCCCTGGACGCCGGGGCGTCGACCGGTGGCTTCACCGATGTGCTCCTGCGGGCCGGCGCCGGTCATGTCGTCGCCGTCGACGTCGGCTACGGCCAGCTCGCCTGGTCGCTCCGGTCCGATGAGCGCGTCACCGTCAAGGACCGTACCAACGTACGGGAGTTGACGCTGGAGGCGATCGACGGACAGCCGGTGGACCTGGTGGTCGGCGACCTGTCGTTCATCCCGCTGGGTCTGGTCCTGCCCGCCCTGGCGCGCTGCATCGCCCCCGACGCGGATCTGGTCCTCATGGTCAAGCCGCAGTTCGAGGTCGGCAAGGAGCGGCTGGGCAGCGGCGGCGTGGTGCGCAGCCCCGAGCTGCGGGCCGAAGCGGTACGGGAGGTGGCGCGCCGGGCCTGGGCGCTGGGGCTCGGGGTACGGGGGGTGACGGCGAGCCCGCTGCCGGGGCCCGCGGGAAATGTCGAGTACTTTCTCTGGCTGCGGGCAGGAGCACCTGAGCTGGATCCCGCAGATGTCGACCGTGCAGTGGCGGAGGGGCCTCGTTGA
- a CDS encoding PucR family transcriptional regulator → METQGGITVQRALELPGLRGGLPEVVAGADRLNRTVRWVHAGEVPNIASLLKGGELLLTTGLGLGTRPAEQRAFVRRLADRQIAALVVELGPRFSRLPASIVDAARTAGLPLVQLHREVPFVTVTEEIHTEIVNGHYALLRQAEDVHRRCTEALLGGGGVPQVLGILADFTANPVFLETADGQLLYAAGPGSGPVSADPLQVWDGMRGGRAARETPPTGSVLVDVPGGGPGTGSVRARLVLLAVSGPLVTVHRMAAERAAGILAVVLMQARQEEELAARGRGDFLTDLAEGRIAPEDAPAQARVLGFKPADMPLLPVVMRLAPELSVSGNWALLARAVLEELSSVGVPVLLGVRPVEGRVPVLLGLRSETERTAVADRVAAALRAGVERAGLERAGSHPPVVVVGVAGGWATAGAGLRHAAETATAAHGLSDRPWYDARRLDIDLLLWRLRDHPDLAAFVDRAIGPLRDHDRTSRPVLLPTLETYLAHAGRKAETARELHLNRQTLYNRLARIGELLGTDLDDPQAVLALSLALRARRHTS, encoded by the coding sequence GTGGAGACCCAAGGCGGAATCACCGTGCAGCGAGCCCTGGAGCTGCCGGGGCTGCGCGGCGGGCTCCCGGAGGTGGTGGCCGGCGCGGACCGGCTGAACCGTACGGTGCGGTGGGTGCACGCGGGCGAGGTCCCCAATATCGCCTCGCTGCTCAAGGGCGGTGAACTGCTGCTCACCACCGGTCTCGGGCTCGGCACCCGCCCCGCCGAGCAGCGCGCCTTCGTCCGCAGGCTCGCCGACCGCCAGATCGCCGCCCTGGTGGTGGAGCTCGGCCCGCGCTTCAGCAGGCTGCCGGCGTCGATAGTGGACGCCGCCCGCACCGCGGGTCTGCCACTGGTGCAGCTGCACCGCGAGGTGCCGTTCGTGACGGTGACCGAGGAGATCCACACCGAGATCGTCAACGGTCACTACGCACTGCTGCGGCAGGCCGAGGACGTACACCGACGCTGCACGGAGGCGCTGCTCGGCGGCGGCGGGGTGCCCCAGGTGCTCGGCATCCTGGCGGACTTCACGGCCAACCCGGTCTTCCTGGAGACGGCGGACGGCCAACTGCTGTACGCGGCGGGCCCCGGGTCCGGCCCGGTCTCCGCCGATCCGCTCCAGGTGTGGGACGGGATGCGCGGCGGCCGGGCGGCCCGTGAGACACCGCCCACCGGTTCGGTGCTGGTGGATGTGCCGGGCGGCGGACCCGGCACCGGTTCGGTACGGGCCAGGCTGGTGCTGCTGGCCGTGTCCGGGCCGCTGGTGACCGTGCACCGGATGGCGGCGGAGCGAGCGGCGGGGATTCTCGCCGTCGTGCTGATGCAGGCCCGCCAGGAGGAGGAGCTCGCGGCCCGTGGCCGGGGCGACTTCCTGACCGATCTCGCCGAGGGCCGGATCGCGCCGGAGGACGCGCCCGCGCAGGCCCGCGTGCTGGGCTTCAAGCCGGCCGACATGCCGCTGCTGCCGGTCGTGATGCGGCTGGCCCCCGAGCTTTCGGTGTCCGGGAACTGGGCGTTGCTGGCACGCGCGGTGCTGGAGGAGCTCTCGTCGGTGGGTGTGCCGGTGCTGCTGGGCGTGCGGCCCGTGGAGGGCCGGGTACCGGTGCTCCTCGGACTGCGGTCCGAGACGGAGCGCACGGCGGTCGCGGACCGGGTCGCGGCGGCGCTGCGGGCCGGTGTGGAGCGGGCCGGGCTGGAGCGGGCCGGATCGCATCCGCCGGTCGTGGTGGTGGGCGTGGCGGGCGGCTGGGCGACGGCCGGCGCGGGGCTGCGGCACGCCGCCGAGACGGCGACGGCGGCGCACGGTCTCAGCGACCGCCCCTGGTACGACGCCCGGCGCCTCGACATCGACCTGTTGCTGTGGCGGCTGCGGGACCACCCGGACCTGGCGGCATTCGTGGACCGGGCGATCGGCCCGCTGCGCGATCACGACCGCACCTCGCGCCCGGTGCTGCTGCCGACGCTGGAGACGTATCTGGCCCACGCGGGCCGCAAGGCGGAGACGGCGCGGGAGCTGCATCTGAACCGTCAGACGCTGTACAACCGGCTGGCCCGGATCGGCGAACTGCTCGGCACCGACCTGGACGACCCCCAGGCGGTGCTGGCACTGAGCCTGGCTCTCCGGGCCCGCCGCCACACCTCTTAG
- the recN gene encoding DNA repair protein RecN, which yields MRIRSLGVIDDAVVELSPGFTAVTGETGAGKTMVVTSLGLLLGGRADPALVRIGSKAAVVEGRITVSGGDTVALRAEEAGAEIEDGALLISRTVSAEGRSRAHLGGRSVPVGVLAELADELVAVHGQTDQQGLLKPARQRQALDRYAGDGVAVPHAEYAAAHRRLRAVVTELDELTTRARERAQEADLLRFGLGEIAAVEPLAGEDADLAAEAERLGHAEALASAAALAHTALAGNPEDPEGVDATTVVAAAGRSLDAVRAHDPALAALADRIGEISILLSDVAGELAGYADQLDADPLRLAAVEERRAALTALTRKYGEDIGAVLAWAQEGAARLTELEGDDDRIGELTVERDALRAELSVLGQALTDARNRAAALFAEAVTAELASLAMPHARVSFDIRQTEAADEASGIEIDGRSVVYGPSGADEVELLLAPHPGAQPRPIAKGASGGELSRVMLAVEVVFAGADPVPTYLFDEVDAGVGGKAAVEVGRRLAKLARSAQVVVVTHLPQVAAFADRQLLVEKTVDGSVTSSGVTVLEGEDRVRELSRMLAGQEDSQTARAHAEELLAAARSDG from the coding sequence ATGCGGATACGGTCGCTCGGAGTCATCGACGACGCGGTGGTGGAGCTGTCACCCGGTTTCACCGCGGTGACGGGTGAGACCGGCGCGGGCAAGACCATGGTCGTCACCAGCCTCGGGCTGCTGCTCGGCGGGCGCGCCGACCCCGCCCTGGTACGGATCGGGTCCAAGGCCGCCGTCGTCGAGGGGCGGATCACGGTGTCCGGCGGTGACACCGTCGCCCTGCGGGCGGAGGAGGCCGGGGCCGAGATCGAGGACGGCGCGCTGCTGATCAGCCGTACCGTCTCCGCGGAGGGGCGCTCCCGGGCGCATCTCGGCGGCCGGTCCGTGCCCGTCGGGGTGCTCGCCGAACTCGCCGACGAACTCGTCGCCGTGCACGGCCAGACCGACCAGCAGGGGCTGCTCAAGCCCGCCCGGCAGCGGCAGGCGCTCGACCGCTACGCGGGCGACGGCGTCGCCGTGCCGCACGCCGAGTACGCGGCGGCCCACCGGCGGCTGAGGGCCGTCGTCACGGAGCTCGACGAGCTGACGACGCGGGCCCGTGAACGCGCCCAGGAAGCCGATCTGCTGCGCTTCGGACTGGGCGAGATCGCCGCGGTCGAACCCCTGGCCGGTGAGGACGCCGATCTCGCCGCCGAGGCCGAGCGGCTCGGCCACGCGGAGGCGCTGGCTTCCGCCGCGGCCCTCGCGCACACCGCGCTCGCGGGCAATCCGGAGGACCCCGAGGGCGTCGACGCGACGACCGTGGTGGCGGCCGCCGGACGGTCCCTGGACGCCGTGCGCGCCCACGATCCGGCACTGGCTGCGCTCGCCGACCGGATCGGTGAGATCTCGATCCTGCTCTCCGACGTGGCGGGCGAACTGGCCGGGTACGCCGACCAGTTGGACGCCGACCCGCTGCGGCTCGCCGCGGTGGAGGAGCGGCGCGCCGCGCTCACCGCGCTCACCCGGAAGTACGGCGAGGACATCGGCGCCGTGCTCGCCTGGGCCCAGGAGGGCGCCGCCCGGCTCACCGAGCTGGAGGGCGACGACGACCGGATCGGCGAGCTGACGGTCGAACGCGACGCGCTGCGGGCCGAACTCTCCGTCCTCGGCCAGGCGTTGACCGACGCGCGCAACCGGGCGGCCGCGCTCTTCGCCGAAGCGGTGACCGCGGAGCTGGCCTCGCTGGCCATGCCGCACGCCCGGGTCTCCTTCGACATCCGGCAGACCGAGGCGGCCGACGAGGCGTCCGGCATCGAGATCGACGGGCGGAGCGTGGTCTACGGGCCGTCCGGCGCCGACGAGGTCGAGCTGCTGCTGGCCCCGCACCCCGGCGCCCAGCCGCGACCGATCGCCAAGGGGGCGTCGGGCGGTGAGCTGTCCCGGGTGATGCTCGCCGTCGAGGTGGTCTTCGCGGGCGCCGACCCCGTACCCACGTACCTCTTCGACGAGGTCGACGCGGGCGTCGGCGGCAAGGCCGCGGTCGAGGTCGGGCGGCGGCTCGCGAAGCTCGCCAGGTCCGCCCAGGTCGTCGTCGTCACACATCTGCCGCAGGTGGCGGCCTTCGCGGACCGGCAGCTGCTGGTCGAGAAGACCGTCGACGGGTCGGTGACCAGCAGTGGGGTCACGGTCCTGGAGGGCGAGGACCGGGTGCGGGAGCTGTCCCGGATGCTCGCGGGCCAGGAGGACTCCCAGACGGCGCGGGCCCACGCGGAGGAACTGCTGGCCGCGGCGCGGTCGGACGGGTAG
- a CDS encoding ABC transporter ATP-binding protein, whose translation MQRLTADSVTLGYDRRVIAENLSVEIPDNSFTVIVGPNACGKSTLLRALSRMLKPDSGRVLLDGQTIHGMPAKKVARTLGLLPQSSIAPDGITVADLVGRGRYPHQGLLRQWSPDDERIVEESMAATGVGALADRYVDELSGGQRQRVWIAMALAQQTPLLLLDEPTTYLDIQHQIDVLDLCAELHETQGRTLVAVLHDLNHAARYATHLIAMREGEVIAEGAPGEVVTAELVERVFGLSCQVIDDPETGTPLVVPAARKPRGDGAGVRGKASAGASAGG comes from the coding sequence ATGCAGCGCCTCACCGCGGACTCGGTGACCCTCGGCTACGACCGGCGGGTCATCGCGGAGAATCTCTCGGTCGAGATTCCCGACAACTCGTTCACGGTGATCGTCGGCCCCAACGCCTGTGGCAAGTCGACCCTGTTGCGCGCGCTCTCGCGGATGCTGAAGCCGGACAGCGGGCGGGTGCTCCTGGACGGGCAGACGATCCACGGGATGCCGGCGAAGAAGGTCGCCAGGACGCTGGGGCTGCTGCCGCAGTCCTCCATCGCGCCGGACGGCATCACCGTCGCCGACCTGGTCGGGCGCGGCCGGTACCCGCACCAGGGGCTGTTGCGCCAGTGGTCGCCGGACGACGAACGCATTGTCGAGGAATCGATGGCGGCGACCGGAGTCGGTGCGCTCGCCGATCGTTATGTCGACGAATTGTCCGGCGGGCAGCGGCAGCGTGTCTGGATCGCCATGGCGCTCGCCCAGCAGACGCCGCTGTTGCTGCTCGACGAGCCGACGACGTACCTCGACATCCAGCACCAGATCGACGTGCTCGACCTCTGTGCGGAGCTGCACGAGACGCAGGGGCGCACCCTGGTGGCCGTCCTGCACGATCTGAATCACGCCGCGCGGTACGCCACCCACCTCATCGCGATGCGGGAGGGCGAGGTGATCGCCGAAGGGGCACCGGGCGAGGTCGTCACCGCGGAACTGGTGGAGCGGGTCTTCGGGCTGAGCTGCCAGGTCATCGACGATCCGGAGACCGGGACCCCGCTGGTGGTACCGGCCGCGCGCAAGCCGCGCGGCGACGGGGCGGGCGTGCGGGGCAAGGCTTCCGCCGGGGCGTCGGCCGGGGGCTGA
- a CDS encoding SCP2 sterol-binding domain-containing protein gives MATMAECRSALDRLSDSLAGADGDVRSAAALDRSLSCHIKDLDITFTGRLTDGRIQVLDTVEGPPREKAEIRLAMTGDDLVAMVDGDLNFAKAWGSGRVRLEAGFRDLLRLRSLL, from the coding sequence ATGGCGACCATGGCGGAGTGCCGCAGCGCACTCGACAGACTTTCCGACAGCCTCGCGGGGGCCGACGGCGACGTGCGCAGCGCGGCTGCCCTCGACCGCTCGCTGAGCTGCCACATCAAGGACCTCGACATCACCTTCACCGGCCGGCTGACCGATGGCCGGATCCAGGTCCTGGACACGGTCGAAGGACCGCCCCGCGAGAAGGCCGAGATCCGGCTCGCGATGACCGGCGACGACCTGGTGGCCATGGTGGACGGCGACCTGAATTTCGCCAAGGCATGGGGTTCGGGCCGGGTCCGCCTGGAGGCCGGCTTCCGCGACCTGCTGAGACTCAGGTCGCTGCTGTAG
- a CDS encoding sulfurtransferase, with product MGDDAPTYASSQEPPGPLVGADWLARRLGRPGLSVLDASVGAHRGIERRIPGARAFDIDGALSDHSGPLPHTMPDAGRFTEELRSLGVNDSDTVVVYDGAGIYSSARAWWMLRAMGFGRVAVLDGGLPAWAGAGLPLENARPAPAATPGDFTARPRAGMFVGSEEVAAALADPAAAVLDARARDRFTGAVAEPRPGLRGGHMPGAVNLPFGEIQRDGRMRPADELRAVFAALAGERGRLVLSCGSGVTACVLALGAELAGYRGQAVYDGSWSEWGLPSGLPVVTGA from the coding sequence GTGGGCGACGACGCACCGACGTACGCAAGCAGTCAGGAGCCTCCCGGCCCGCTGGTCGGGGCCGACTGGCTGGCGCGGCGGCTCGGCCGGCCGGGACTGTCGGTCCTCGACGCCTCGGTCGGCGCGCACCGGGGCATCGAGCGGCGGATCCCCGGAGCGCGGGCCTTCGACATCGACGGGGCGCTGTCCGACCACTCCGGACCGCTGCCGCACACGATGCCCGACGCCGGCCGGTTCACCGAGGAGCTGCGCTCCCTCGGCGTGAACGACTCCGACACCGTCGTCGTGTACGACGGCGCGGGCATCTACTCCAGCGCGCGGGCCTGGTGGATGCTGCGGGCGATGGGCTTCGGCCGGGTCGCGGTGCTCGACGGCGGCCTGCCCGCCTGGGCCGGCGCCGGGCTGCCGCTGGAGAACGCCCGGCCCGCGCCCGCCGCGACACCCGGTGACTTCACCGCTCGGCCGCGCGCGGGGATGTTCGTCGGCAGCGAGGAGGTGGCGGCGGCCCTGGCCGACCCCGCCGCGGCGGTCCTCGACGCCCGTGCCCGGGACCGGTTCACCGGCGCCGTCGCCGAGCCCCGGCCGGGGCTGCGCGGCGGACATATGCCGGGGGCGGTCAACCTGCCCTTCGGCGAGATCCAGCGCGACGGGCGGATGCGTCCGGCGGATGAGCTGCGCGCCGTGTTCGCCGCCCTCGCGGGCGAGCGCGGGCGACTGGTCCTCAGCTGCGGATCGGGTGTCACCGCGTGCGTCCTGGCGCTGGGGGCCGAGCTGGCGGGGTACCGCGGACAGGCCGTGTACGACGGGTCCTGGAGCGAGTGGGGGCTGCCGTCGGGGTTGCCCGTCGTGACCGGGGCGTAG
- a CDS encoding GNAT family N-acetyltransferase, translating into MIDWYDDTAAGTERTVLPSAADGFALKRWAAHGYETDPASLGDAGSWTQLNERDLTDVERPVLPDGFRFRTADEAGPKAAVQAHPDAWAPSTYTAEGYEGVRRTAAYRGDLHILVEAPDGTMASSTIMWLDEANRTVEFEPVGTHPDYRRQGLGRAMLLHGMRLARAAGATHATVACLGAPGHPQARGLYFGVGFRELTRDVPLIKSGTAG; encoded by the coding sequence GTGATCGACTGGTACGACGATACGGCGGCGGGCACCGAGCGTACGGTGCTGCCGAGCGCCGCCGACGGGTTCGCCCTGAAGCGATGGGCGGCGCACGGCTACGAGACCGACCCGGCCTCGCTCGGCGACGCCGGGTCCTGGACCCAGCTCAACGAGCGGGACCTCACCGACGTGGAACGGCCGGTGTTGCCCGACGGATTCCGGTTCCGCACCGCCGACGAGGCCGGGCCGAAGGCCGCGGTCCAGGCCCATCCGGACGCCTGGGCCCCCTCGACGTACACGGCCGAGGGCTACGAGGGCGTCCGGCGGACGGCGGCGTACCGCGGCGACCTGCACATCCTGGTGGAGGCGCCGGACGGAACGATGGCATCCTCGACGATCATGTGGCTCGACGAAGCGAACAGGACCGTCGAGTTCGAGCCGGTCGGGACGCACCCGGACTACCGGCGTCAGGGGCTGGGCAGGGCGATGCTTCTGCACGGGATGCGTCTGGCGCGGGCGGCCGGGGCCACTCATGCGACGGTTGCCTGCCTGGGTGCGCCGGGGCATCCCCAGGCGCGCGGACTGTACTTCGGCGTCGGGTTCCGGGAGCTCACGCGGGACGTGCCGCTCATCAAATCCGGGACCGCGGGCTGA